The following coding sequences are from one Kosakonia sp. H02 window:
- the iclR gene encoding glyoxylate bypass operon transcriptional repressor IclR, translating into MVASVPAKRGRKATAPATPAGGQVQSLTRGLKLLEWIAESHGSVALTELAQQAGLPNSTTHRLLTTMQQLGFVRQVGELGHWSVGAHAFVVGSSFLQSRNLMAIVHPILRKLMEESGETVNLAVLDKSDHQAIIIDQVQCTQLMRMSAPIGGKLPMHASGAGKAFLSRLDDEHVASLLHRQGLHAYTPATLVSPLHLKEDLAQTRKRGYSFDDEEHALGLRCVAACIFDEHGEPFAAISISGPISRITDDRVTELGAMVIRAAKEVTLAYGGMR; encoded by the coding sequence ATGGTCGCATCCGTTCCCGCTAAACGAGGCAGAAAAGCCACCGCGCCCGCAACGCCCGCTGGCGGGCAAGTTCAGTCGTTAACGCGTGGCCTGAAATTACTGGAATGGATCGCCGAATCACACGGCAGTGTCGCGCTGACGGAGCTGGCGCAGCAAGCGGGTTTACCTAATTCAACCACCCATCGTCTGCTAACCACCATGCAACAGTTGGGGTTCGTCCGCCAGGTGGGTGAGCTGGGTCACTGGTCGGTGGGCGCGCATGCGTTTGTCGTCGGCAGCAGTTTTCTGCAAAGCCGCAACCTGATGGCGATTGTCCACCCGATTCTGCGCAAATTGATGGAAGAGTCCGGGGAGACGGTCAACCTGGCGGTGCTCGATAAGAGCGATCATCAGGCCATTATTATCGATCAGGTGCAGTGTACCCAGTTGATGCGCATGTCCGCGCCGATTGGCGGTAAACTGCCGATGCACGCTTCCGGCGCGGGAAAAGCGTTTTTATCGCGGCTGGATGATGAACACGTTGCCAGCCTGCTGCACCGCCAGGGGCTGCATGCTTATACCCCTGCGACGCTGGTGTCGCCGCTGCATCTGAAAGAGGATCTTGCCCAGACGCGCAAGCGGGGTTATTCGTTTGATGATGAAGAGCATGCGCTGGGTCTGCGCTGTGTGGCGGCCTGCATCTTTGATGAGCACGGCGAGCCGTTCGCCGCGATCTCCATTTCCGGGCCGATTTCACGCATTACCGACGATCGCGTGACAGAACTGGGCGCCATGGTGATCCGCGCAGCGAAAGAGGTGACGCTGGCTTACGGCGGAATGCGCTAA
- the metH gene encoding methionine synthase, whose product MSSKVEQLKQQLSERILVLDGGMGTMIQSYRLSEQDFRGERFADWPCDLKGNNDLLVLSKPEVISAIHDAYFAAGADIIETNTFNSTTIAMADYQMESLSAEINFAAARLARACADKWTAQTPDKPRYVAGVLGPTNRTASISPDVNDPAFRNISFDQLVSAYRESTKALVEGGADLILIETVFDTLNAKAAIFAVKEEFDALGVELPIMISGTITDASGRTLSGQTTEAFYNALRHADALTFGLNCALGPDELRQYVQELSRIAECYVTAHPNAGLPNAFGEYDLDADTMATQIREWAEAGFLNIVGGCCGTTPEHIAAMSRVVAGLPPRKLPDVPVACRLAGLEPLNIGSESLFVNVGERTNVTGSAKFKRLIKEEKYSEALDVARQQVENGAQIIDINMDEGMLDAEAAMVRFLNLIAGEPDIARVPIMIDSSKWDVIEKGLKCIQGKGIVNSISMKEGVEPFIHHAKLVRRYGAAVVVMAFDEAGQADTRARKIEICRRAYKILTEEVGFPPEDIIFDPNIFAVATGIDEHNNYAQDFIGACEDIKRELPHALISGGVSNVSFSFRGNDPVREAIHAVFLYYAIRNGMDMGIVNAGQLAIYDDLPAELRDAVEDVILNRRDDATERMLDLAEKYRGSKAADDGANAQQAEWRSWDVKKRLEYSLVKGITEFIEQDTEEARQQAARPIEVIEGPLMDGMNVVGDLFGEGKMFLPQVVKSARVMKQAVAYLEPYIEASKEKGSSNGKMVIATVKGDVHDIGKNIVGVVLQCNNYEIIDLGVMVPADKILKTAREVNADLIGLSGLITPSLDEMVNVAKEMERQGFTIPLLIGGATTSKAHTAVKIEQNYSGPTVYVQNASRTVGVVSSLLSATQHDDFVARTRKEYETVRIQHARKKPRTPPVTLQAARDNDLAFDWASYTPPVAHRLGVQEVTAGIETLRNYIDWTPFFMTWSLAGKYPRILEDEVVGEEAKRLFADANEMLDMLSAEKRLNPRGVVGLFPANRVGDDIEIYRDETRTHVLTRACHLRQQTEKVGFANYCLADFVAPKLSGKADYIGAFAVTGGLEEDALAEAWDAAHDDYNKIMVKAVADRLAEAFAEYLHERVRKVYWGYAPNENLSNDELIRENYQGIRPAPGYPACPEHTEKGTIWQLLDVEKHTGMKLTESFAMWPGASVSGWYFSHPDSKYFAVAQIQRDQVEDYARRKGMPVAEVERWLASNLGYDAD is encoded by the coding sequence GTGAGCAGCAAAGTTGAGCAACTGAAGCAGCAGTTAAGTGAACGCATTCTGGTTCTGGATGGGGGCATGGGCACCATGATCCAGAGCTATCGTCTGAGTGAGCAGGATTTTCGCGGCGAGCGCTTCGCCGACTGGCCCTGCGATCTAAAAGGTAACAACGACCTGCTGGTTCTCAGCAAGCCGGAGGTGATTTCCGCCATCCATGACGCCTATTTTGCGGCGGGCGCGGACATCATCGAAACCAACACCTTTAACTCCACGACCATCGCCATGGCGGATTACCAGATGGAATCCCTGTCGGCGGAAATCAACTTTGCCGCCGCCAGGCTGGCGCGCGCCTGTGCCGACAAGTGGACGGCGCAAACGCCGGACAAACCGCGCTACGTTGCCGGTGTGCTTGGCCCGACCAACCGTACCGCCTCTATTTCGCCGGACGTAAACGATCCCGCGTTTCGTAATATCTCCTTCGATCAGCTGGTTAGCGCGTATCGCGAGTCGACCAAAGCGCTGGTGGAAGGCGGTGCAGATCTGATCCTGATCGAAACGGTGTTTGATACGCTCAACGCCAAAGCAGCAATCTTCGCGGTGAAAGAGGAGTTTGACGCGCTGGGCGTTGAGCTTCCCATCATGATCTCCGGCACCATTACCGACGCTTCCGGGCGCACGCTCTCCGGGCAAACGACAGAAGCATTTTATAACGCTTTGCGCCACGCCGATGCGCTCACCTTCGGCCTGAACTGCGCACTGGGGCCGGATGAGCTGCGCCAATATGTGCAGGAATTGTCACGCATTGCCGAGTGCTATGTCACCGCCCACCCGAACGCTGGTCTGCCGAACGCTTTTGGCGAATACGATCTTGATGCCGACACGATGGCGACGCAGATCCGCGAATGGGCAGAGGCGGGCTTTCTGAATATTGTCGGTGGCTGCTGCGGTACAACGCCTGAGCATATCGCCGCCATGAGCCGCGTGGTCGCGGGTTTGCCGCCGCGTAAACTGCCGGACGTTCCCGTTGCCTGCCGTCTGGCGGGCCTTGAGCCGCTGAACATTGGCAGTGAGAGCCTGTTTGTTAACGTGGGCGAACGCACCAACGTCACCGGATCGGCCAAATTCAAACGTCTTATTAAAGAAGAGAAATACAGCGAAGCGCTGGATGTGGCGCGCCAGCAGGTGGAAAACGGTGCGCAAATCATCGACATCAATATGGATGAAGGGATGCTCGACGCCGAAGCGGCGATGGTGCGTTTCCTCAATCTGATTGCCGGTGAACCGGATATCGCCCGCGTACCGATCATGATCGACTCTTCAAAATGGGACGTGATCGAAAAAGGCCTGAAGTGCATCCAGGGCAAAGGCATTGTTAACTCTATCTCGATGAAAGAAGGGGTTGAGCCGTTTATCCACCATGCGAAGCTGGTGCGCCGCTACGGCGCTGCGGTCGTGGTGATGGCCTTTGACGAAGCGGGCCAGGCGGATACCCGCGCGCGCAAAATCGAGATTTGCCGCCGCGCGTATAAAATTTTGACCGAAGAGGTGGGCTTCCCGCCGGAAGACATCATTTTCGACCCGAACATCTTTGCCGTGGCGACCGGTATCGACGAGCACAATAACTACGCGCAGGACTTTATCGGCGCGTGTGAAGACATCAAACGCGAGTTGCCCCATGCGCTGATCTCCGGCGGCGTGTCGAACGTGTCGTTCTCTTTTCGCGGTAACGACCCGGTCCGCGAAGCGATCCACGCCGTATTCCTTTATTACGCCATTCGCAACGGCATGGACATGGGCATCGTCAACGCCGGGCAACTGGCGATTTACGACGATCTGCCCGCCGAGCTGCGCGACGCAGTAGAAGATGTGATCCTCAATCGCCGCGACGACGCCACCGAACGTATGCTGGATCTGGCGGAGAAATATCGCGGCAGCAAAGCCGCCGACGACGGCGCCAATGCTCAGCAAGCCGAGTGGCGCAGTTGGGATGTTAAAAAACGCCTCGAATATTCGCTGGTGAAAGGCATTACCGAATTTATCGAGCAGGACACCGAAGAAGCCCGCCAGCAGGCCGCGCGCCCGATCGAAGTGATCGAAGGGCCGCTGATGGACGGCATGAACGTGGTGGGCGATCTGTTTGGCGAGGGCAAAATGTTCCTGCCGCAGGTGGTCAAATCCGCGCGTGTGATGAAACAAGCCGTGGCCTACCTGGAACCGTATATCGAAGCCAGTAAAGAGAAGGGCAGCAGCAACGGCAAGATGGTGATCGCCACGGTAAAAGGCGATGTGCATGATATCGGCAAAAACATCGTCGGCGTGGTGTTGCAGTGCAACAACTACGAGATTATCGATCTCGGCGTGATGGTACCCGCCGATAAAATCCTCAAAACTGCCCGTGAAGTGAATGCCGACCTGATCGGTCTGTCGGGGTTGATCACGCCGTCGCTGGACGAGATGGTCAACGTGGCGAAAGAGATGGAGCGCCAGGGTTTTACCATTCCACTGTTGATTGGTGGGGCGACCACCTCGAAAGCGCACACGGCGGTGAAAATCGAACAGAACTACAGCGGGCCAACGGTGTATGTGCAAAACGCCTCGCGCACCGTGGGCGTGGTGTCATCGCTGCTTTCTGCTACCCAGCATGACGACTTTGTCGCCCGCACCCGTAAAGAGTATGAAACCGTGCGCATTCAGCATGCACGTAAAAAACCGCGTACCCCGCCGGTGACATTACAGGCGGCGCGCGATAACGATCTCGCCTTCGACTGGGCAAGTTACACGCCGCCCGTTGCGCATCGCCTGGGCGTACAGGAAGTCACTGCGGGCATTGAAACGCTGCGTAATTACATCGACTGGACGCCGTTCTTTATGACCTGGTCGCTGGCGGGCAAATATCCCCGCATTCTGGAAGATGAAGTGGTGGGCGAAGAGGCGAAGCGGTTGTTTGCCGACGCCAACGAAATGCTCGATATGCTCAGCGCTGAAAAACGGCTCAACCCGCGCGGTGTGGTCGGACTGTTCCCGGCGAACCGCGTCGGTGATGACATTGAAATCTATCGCGACGAAACCCGCACGCACGTGCTGACGCGGGCCTGCCATCTGCGCCAGCAGACCGAGAAAGTCGGTTTTGCCAACTACTGCCTGGCGGATTTTGTCGCGCCGAAACTGAGCGGCAAAGCAGATTACATTGGCGCGTTCGCCGTGACCGGTGGCCTCGAAGAGGACGCGCTGGCAGAAGCCTGGGATGCAGCCCACGATGACTACAACAAAATCATGGTTAAAGCGGTGGCTGACCGTCTGGCAGAGGCCTTCGCGGAATACCTGCATGAGCGGGTTCGCAAAGTGTACTGGGGCTATGCACCGAACGAAAACCTCAGCAATGACGAGCTGATCCGTGAAAATTATCAGGGCATCCGCCCGGCACCGGGTTACCCGGCTTGCCCGGAGCACACCGAAAAAGGCACTATCTGGCAGTTGCTGGATGTTGAAAAACACACCGGGATGAAACTGACGGAGTCCTTCGCCATGTGGCCGGGCGCGTCCGTTTCCGGCTGGTATTTCAGCCACCCGGACAGCAAATACTTCGCGGTGGCGCAAATCCAGCGCGATCAGGTGGAAGATTATGCCCGGCGTAAAGGGATGCCGGTTGCGGAAGTTGAGCGCTGGCTGGCGTCGAATTTAGGCTACGATGCGGATTAA
- the aceK gene encoding bifunctional isocitrate dehydrogenase kinase/phosphatase produces MSRGLELLIAQTILQGFDAQYGRFLEVTSGAQQRFEQADWHAVQQAMKQRIHLYDHHVGLVVEQLRCITDSQSPDAEFLLRVKEHYTQLLPDYPRFEIAESFFNSVYCRLFDHRSLTPERLFIFSSQPERRFRTIPRPLSKAFWPERGWETLLAKVLSDLPLRLPWQDKARDVSYITAHLLDAFGAEILSQSHLQVANELFYRNKAAWLVGKLITPVATLPFLLPIHRTDEGELFVDTCLTTHAEASIVFGFARSYFMVYAPLPAATVEWLREILPGKTTAELYMAIGCQKHAKTESYREYLNFVANSDEQFIEAPGIRGMVMLVFTLPGFDRVFKVIKDVFPPQKEMTAAHVRACYQLVKEHDRVGRMADTQEFENFVLEKRQIAPALMALLLEQAPGKITDLGDRIAISHLYIERRMVPLNIWFEQVKGQQLRDAVEEYGNAIRQLAAANIFPGDMLFKNFGVTRHGRVVFYDYDEICYMTEVNFRDIPAPRYPEDELSAEPWYSVSPGDVFPQEFRHWLCADPAIGPLFEEMHADLLRADYWRGLQARIRQGHVEDVYAYRKRQRFSIRFGNDALRQVG; encoded by the coding sequence ATGTCGCGTGGCCTGGAGTTGTTAATTGCCCAAACCATCCTGCAAGGTTTCGACGCGCAGTATGGGCGCTTTCTGGAGGTGACTTCCGGCGCGCAGCAACGCTTTGAACAGGCCGACTGGCATGCCGTCCAGCAGGCGATGAAACAGCGTATCCATCTCTATGATCACCACGTCGGCCTGGTAGTGGAGCAACTGCGCTGTATCACCGACAGCCAAAGCCCGGACGCGGAGTTTCTGTTGCGGGTGAAAGAACACTACACGCAGTTGCTGCCTGATTACCCACGTTTTGAAATTGCCGAAAGCTTCTTTAACTCTGTCTATTGTCGCCTGTTCGATCACCGCTCACTGACGCCCGAGCGGCTCTTTATCTTCAGCTCCCAGCCCGAACGGCGTTTTCGCACCATTCCGCGCCCGCTGTCGAAAGCCTTCTGGCCGGAGCGCGGCTGGGAAACGCTGCTTGCTAAAGTCTTGTCCGATTTGCCCCTGCGTCTGCCGTGGCAGGATAAAGCGCGGGATGTCAGCTATATCACCGCGCATTTACTCGATGCTTTTGGCGCAGAGATCCTCAGCCAGTCTCATCTGCAAGTGGCGAATGAACTGTTTTATCGCAATAAAGCCGCCTGGCTGGTGGGTAAGCTCATCACGCCAGTGGCAACGCTGCCTTTTCTGCTGCCGATCCACCGCACGGATGAGGGTGAACTGTTTGTCGATACCTGCCTGACCACCCATGCGGAAGCCAGCATCGTATTTGGTTTCGCCCGTTCCTATTTTATGGTTTATGCGCCATTGCCCGCTGCCACCGTTGAGTGGCTGCGCGAAATCCTGCCGGGAAAAACCACCGCCGAACTCTATATGGCGATTGGTTGCCAGAAGCACGCTAAAACAGAGAGTTACCGCGAATATCTGAACTTTGTTGCCAACAGCGATGAGCAATTTATTGAAGCGCCGGGCATTCGCGGCATGGTGATGCTGGTGTTTACGCTGCCGGGGTTCGACCGGGTATTTAAGGTCATCAAAGACGTATTCCCGCCGCAAAAAGAGATGACCGCCGCGCATGTCCGTGCCTGCTACCAGCTGGTGAAAGAGCACGATCGCGTTGGGCGTATGGCCGACACGCAGGAGTTCGAAAACTTCGTACTGGAAAAACGGCAGATTGCTCCGGCGCTAATGGCGCTGCTGCTGGAGCAAGCGCCGGGCAAAATCACCGATCTTGGCGATCGTATCGCCATCAGCCATCTCTATATTGAGCGCCGGATGGTACCGCTCAATATTTGGTTCGAGCAGGTGAAAGGCCAGCAATTGCGCGATGCGGTGGAAGAGTACGGCAACGCGATTCGCCAACTGGCCGCGGCCAATATTTTTCCCGGCGACATGCTGTTCAAAAACTTCGGCGTTACGCGTCACGGGCGGGTGGTGTTTTATGACTACGACGAAATCTGCTACATGACTGAAGTGAATTTCCGCGATATTCCCGCGCCGCGTTACCCGGAAGATGAACTCAGCGCCGAGCCGTGGTACAGCGTCTCGCCGGGCGATGTTTTTCCGCAGGAGTTTCGCCACTGGCTCTGCGCCGACCCGGCCATTGGTCCGCTCTTCGAAGAGATGCATGCGGATTTATTGCGCGCCGACTACTGGCGTGGCTTGCAGGCGCGCATTCGTCAGGGTCATGTGGAAGATGTCTACGCCTACCGCAAGCGCCAGCGTTTTAGTATTCGCTTCGGCAACGATGCGCTGCGGCAGGTGGGGTAA